One Panicum virgatum strain AP13 chromosome 3N, P.virgatum_v5, whole genome shotgun sequence DNA segment encodes these proteins:
- the LOC120665792 gene encoding ERBB-3 BINDING PROTEIN 1 — protein sequence MSSDDEVREEKELDLSSNDVVTKYKSAAEILNNALKLVVSECKPKAKIVDLCEKGDAFIREQTGNVYKNAKRKIERGIAFPTCVSVNNTVCHFSPLAIDEAVLEENDMVKIDMGCHIDGFIAVVAHTHVITNGPVTGRAADVLAAANTAAEVAMRLVRPGKKNKDVTEAIQKVASAYDCKIVEGVLSHQLKQFVIDGNKVVLSVSNADTKVDDAEFEENEVYAIDIVTSTGEGKPKLLDEKQTTIYKRAVDKNYHLKMKASRFIFSEISQKFPIMPFTARALEEKRARLGLVECMNHELLQPYPVLHEKPGDLVAHIKFTVLLMPNGSDKITSHPLQELQPTKSIEDNAEIKAWLALGTKSKKKGGGKKKKGKKGDAAEPMEDATNGAPSQE from the exons AtgtcatcggacgatgaggtccgggaggagaaggagctcGACCTCTCATCCAACGACGTCGTCACCAAGTATAAGTCCGCCGCAGAAATCCTCAACA ATGCTCTGAAGCTGGTTGTATCTGAGTGCAAGCCGAAAGCCAAGATTGTTGATCTTTGTGAGAAGGGCGATGCTTTCATTAGAGA GCAAACTGGGAATGTCTACAAGAATGCAAAGAGGAAGATTGAAAGGGGCATTGCTTTCCCAACCTGTGTATCTGTGAACAACACAGTCTGCCATTTCTCACCGCTTGCCATTGATGAGGCAGTTCTGGAAGAAAATGATATGGTTAAAAT AGATATGGGCTGTCATATTGATGGTTTTATTGCTGTGGTGGCCCATACTCATGTGATTACGAATGGGCCAGTCACTGGAAGAGCAGCTGATGTTCTTGCTGCTGCCAACACCGCAGCAGAAGTCGCAATGAGGCTTGTCAGACCTGGGAAGAAG AACAAGGATGTTACTGAAGCAATCCAGAAAGTAGCTTCTGCTTATGATTGCAAAATTGTCGAAGGTGTTCTTAGCCATCAGCTGAAACAATTTGTCATTGACGGTAACAAAGTCGTGCTCAGTGTCTCTAATGCTGATACAAAGGTGGATGATGCTGAATTTGAAGAAAATGAAGTATATGCAATTGACATTGTCACTAGCACTGGGGAAGGAAAG CCCAAGTTATTGGATGAAAAGCAGACCACCATCTACAAAAGGGCTGTTGACAAGAATTATCACTTAAAGATGAAAGCATCAAGGTTTATTTTCAGTGAGATCAGCCAGAAGTTCCCGATCATGCCTTTCACCGCTAG GGCATTGGAAGAGAAGCGTGCACGCTTAGGCTTGGTGGAATGCATGAACCATGAGCTATTGCAGCCATACCCAGTACTTCATGAGAAGCCAG GTGATCTTGTTGCGCACATAAAATTCACTGTGCTGCTGATGCCCAATGGATCGGATAAGATTACATCACATCCGCTACAGGAGTTACAGCCCACAAAATCCATTGAAGACAATGCTGAGATAAAGGCATGGCTTGCTTTGGGGACAAAGTCGAAGAAGAAGGGTGgtggaaagaagaagaaag GCAAGAAAGGAGATGCAGCAGAGCCTATGGAGGATGCAACAAATGGTGCTCCAAGCCAAGAATAA